In Phyllopteryx taeniolatus isolate TA_2022b chromosome 22, UOR_Ptae_1.2, whole genome shotgun sequence, one DNA window encodes the following:
- the caprin2 gene encoding caprin-2, whose protein sequence is MVQRPPSPMVGVTLEQSEERKDRLEGAVIVASPKGDSPANPDALPSLEFPTAYYGYETYIEEGLICLKHKVRNLEKKKLKLEHYKRRLDLGETLNKDQKAAADKYEQVVHNLEFAQELHKTLENLTQNLLRSQKKAVKREQLEMMEAERRRLSMVLQVQHLLASIQQAQVKKDLLSGRNQAPYLTAQRLNSLSQLATLLGAREDDRLSLEQRMEEAAVIYFDLLEGNEKPVAGSTFKKLKEELTKLLNCKYFSCLPSKTTLAMSKLTHPEVSEEEVMRADEPPDCWDMEFSDEGISLQAAVHKPWKGAATLMPKAPDTSKSKSADSGQGKERKAKREQNAKIDVHKGLPEMKLNSPTLPKDPIMRKKHLEDLMTKIHGSFSFMQDSLLDCESSSENGLSKFKREPSDLSSPLALKNSSDALPKEMHSTPLPTRLLESKISLTNGDQCLKTYGQEISSNEPLHLAEQKKFSSPLFRAPESPIAILVAGSQKNSPCNGMAPNISITTPPKHTFSTPPARQTVNSVQFHDIPSVFNGGVKVEPRYTNSSTQTPPEFLPPEDDSQTLGGPSIFHTHPKNYGHLLCAPKDSGSQNVCGCGGRHHFSAWRECSQVSSPDRVEEFTMVDSGHGDSLPASIIDVPHSPHGHHHTSLLPMQLYPLSQPLKVAFTASRTVNFAPGNLDQPIVFDQLHSNLGEMFDTHIGRFTCPINGMYVFMFHILKLAINVPLYINLMCNEEVMVSAYANDGAPDHETASNHAILPLFQGDQVWLRLHRGAIYGSTWKYSTFSGFLLYQD, encoded by the exons ATGGTGCAGCGTCCTCCTTCCCCAATGGTGGGTGTCACTCTCGAACAGTCAGAGGAGAGAAAGGACAGACTGGAAGGCGCTGTGATTGTTGCGAGTCCGAAGGGAGACTCTCCTGCCAACCCGGATGCCCTGCCGAGCCTTGAATTCCCCACTGCATATTATGGATATGAAACCTATATTGAAGAGGGACTTATCTGCCTCAAACACAAGGTTCGCAACTTGGAGAAAAAGAAG CTGAAACTGGAACATTATAAGAGACGCTTGGACTTGGGTGAGACTCTTAATAAAGACCAAAAG gcTGCTGCTGATAAATATGAGCAGGTGGTGCATAACTTGGAATTTGCCCAGGAGCTCCATAAAACGCTGGAAAATTTGACTCAAAAC ctgctgaggTCACAGAAGAAGGCAGTCAAGAGGGAGCAACTGGAAATGATGGAAGCGGAAAGGAGACGGCTAAGCATGGTGCTCCAAGTCCAACACCTCCTTGCCAGCATACAACAAGCCCAGGTCAAGAAAGACCTCCTAAGCGGACGCAATCAGGCACCCTACCTAACGGCACAGCGTCTGAACAGCCTGAGCCAGCTGGCCACGTTGCTTGGAGCGCGGGAGGATGACCGACTGAG CTTAGAGCAGAGGATGGAGGAAGCGGCTGTGATCTACTTTGACCTTCTGGAGGGAAACGAAAAACCAGTGGCGGGATCAACAT ttaaaaagcTGAAAGAGGAGCTTACGAAATTATTGAACTGCAAGTACTTCTCTTGTCTTCCATCCAAAACGACTCTAG CCATGTCAAAGTTGACGCACCCTGAAGTTTCTGAGGAG GAAGTTATGAGAGCGGATGAACCACCTGACTGCTGGGATATGGAGTTCTCGGATGAAGGCATTTCACTTCAGGCTGCAGTCCACAAACCCTGGAAAGGAGCTGCAACGTTAATGCCCAAAGCCCCTGATACCAGCAAGAGCAAATCGGCTGATAGTGGACAG GGAAAGGAGAGAAAAGCTAAAAGAGAGCAAAATGCCAAGATC GATGTTCACAAGGGTTTACCCGAAATGAAACTCAACTCTCCAACCTTACCCAAAGACCccataatgaggaaaaaacactTGGAGGACCTCATGACCAAGATCCATGGCTCTTTCAGTTTCATGCAG GATTCTCTTCTAGATTGTGAGTCCTCTTCAGAAAACGGACTGTCCAAATTTAAAAGGGAGCCATCTGACTTGTCATCTCCTCTGG CTTTAAAAAACTCAAGTGATGCGCTGCCAAAAGAAATGCAC TCTACCCCATTGCCTACCAGGCTTCTGGAGTCCAAAATCAGTCTGACAAATGGGGATCAGTGCCTAAAAACCTATGGGCAGGAGATTTCCTCAAAT GAGCCTCTGCATTTGGCTGAACAGAAGAAATTTTCTTCACCATTGTTTCGTGCCCCAGAGTCTCCAATTGCT ATACTGGTAGCTGGATCGCAAAAAAATTCCCCCTGTAATGGGATGGCACCAAACATCTCCATTACCACCCCTCCCAAGCatacattttccacaccgccCGCAAGGCAAACCGTCAACTCTGTGCAATTTCATGATATCCCATCG gtcTTCAACGGGGGTGTCAAGGTAGAGCCCAGGTACACCAACTCCAGCACCCAAACACCACCTGAGTTTTTGCCCCCAGAAGATGACTCCCAAACACTGG GTGGGCCAAGCATTTTCCACACTCATCCTAAGAACTACGGGCATCTCCTATGTGCTCCAAAA GACTCTGGatcccaaaatgtatgtggGTGTGGAGGACGGCATCATTTCAGCG CCTGGCGTGAGTGCTCACAGGTGAGCAGCCCAGACCGTGTGGAAGAATTCACAATGGTGGACTCAGGACACGGGGATTCCCTTCCCGCCTCCATCATAGACGTCCCGCACAGTCCTCATGGCCACCATCACACCTCCCTACTTCCCATGCAACTCTACCCTCTCTCCCAGCCGCTGAAAGTTGCATTCACGGCCTCTCGCACCGTCAACTTTGCCCCAGGCAACCTAGACCAGCCCATTGTTTTTGATCAGCTGCACAGCAACCTCGGAGAGATGTTTGACACCCACATTGGCCGCTTCACCTGTCCTATTAACGGAATGTATGTTTTCATGTTCCACATCCTTAAGCTCGCAATTAATGTGCCACTTTACATCAACCTCATGTGCAATGAAGAGGTCATGGTGTCCGCGTACGCCAATGATGGCGCACCGGATCATGAGACAGCCAGCAACCACGCTATCTTGCCCCTGTTCCAAGGAGATCAGGTTTGGCTGAGATTGCATCGTGGTGCCATTTATGGAAGCACCTGGAAGTATAGTACATTTTCTGGCTTTTTGCTTTACCAGGACTGA